The sequence AGCTGCAAGGAGCCCTGTGACTGCTTGGCTGATGTCTTCCTTTTAAAAGGGTTCTTTTACATTAGTACTTGTGAAATGTTGTGAGGGAAGATACAGTTCTTGATTTAGAAAAGTTTGAAATGTAGaataactacaacttccagcagagtTTGATATCCTTAAAAGTAACTTGTTGATTGGCATCCccgatcattctgtgttaaggagtccagtgggctgtGTCACTCAAtgaactggactctttagcatagaAAGATTATAGATAGAGTTgttctgaatcttttcccataaagatgtaTATaagtctgctcagctccttccgCTCTATACCATGATGCTGAGAacttagatagcattttcatggtgattgattccctttaatgaaACTGTTCTTGCAGTTTGATAACATGAGGCAGCAGAAGGATGTGATCTTAGTTTTATCCATTGCATATCATAATGTCCTCTGCAGACAGTACAGGACTACATGTGTTATTTGTACTTCTTCTCTTTTTCAGTTACCACATTTTTCAACCACATCAACCTACAGTACAGCACCATCTCAGAGTTCTGCACAGCGGAGACTTGCCAGACTATGGCTGCCTGCAACACGTGAGTGCTAtgccatatagtatataaaaagTATGTTCTGCTATCGGAGCCATTTGTTCCTCCTTCCATCTCCTTTGTCACTGAAGCATTCCTAGAGTTTGCACCACTTGTATTCATAGCTAGGTGTAGGCCAAAttactgtaacatatatatatatcactgtattggGAAAACATAGTGGACAGTGTTTTTGAGTACTGGGAATTGTATGGTATGTTGACATGTACATATGCTGTTCTGCTACAGACAGTACTACTGGTATGATGAGCGGGGGAAGAAGATAAAGTGCACGGCTCCTCAATATATTGATTTTGTCATGAGTTCTGTACAAAAATTGGTGACGGACGAGGACGTCTTCCCCACCAAATACGGTAAGTAGAAGCTTTCCTACTTCTGTTTTAATAAGATAGTCATGTTCTGCATAATGTCTAGCAGCTGTAGACACATTGGATATTAGTGGtatcaacaaaacacaacaatcactgaactcagggagaacagcaaaaaaatccaatggagtactcatttacaagtctccactgattgccccctacaaaatttgaatatgcaaagaaggggtccgtggagcctcagttacgagtctcaaaacacgggaatagccagatatccctttctCCAGAGAAGGATGCCCttcgccaaggggtgcctcctaggaggcaccccttggcgaagggcttccttctctggagagagggatatctggctattcccgtgttctgagactcataactgaggctccactgaccccttctttgcatattagtGGTATCCTTACACCTCCAAACTTGCACTTAAAGTTGACCTGTCTGCAtcttatatctcagcgctggagcacTGGATTGAAATAAGATTTATATCTTCTGCTTCTGGGCAAAATGCCCTATTGTCCTCCAAATCATGTATAGTCAGGATGCCTCTAATATCTGTGAATTTCCACATAGGGTACCATCAGTTGGACAGAGATGTTGTCAGCATTTTGGAGCAGACCAATTCTTACAACTTTTAAGGGTGTTGACTACACAGATCACAGCCTTCCATATTGCTGTACTTCCCATACTCTTTCCACATACATCCACTGAATCCACAGTGTGGgcgatatataatgtatgtgtttcTGTTCTGTACACCTTCTGTAATACATCACTAACATGTTTCTTGTATTCATTGAACAGGCAGGGAATTCCCCAGCTCCTTTGAGTCGTTGGTAAAAAAGATCTGCAGATACCTGTTTCATGTTATTGCTCATATTTACTCAGCCCATTTCAAAGAGATTGTCGCTTTGGAACTACACGGACATTTAAACACTCTCTTTAGTCACTTCATCCTCTTTATTCGGGAGTTTAACCTACTGGACACCAAGGACACCGCCATTCTGGACGACCTGTCTGAGATGCTCTTCACTGAGGACAGTAGCAGGGAGGCAGCAGGGGCCACAGGAGGGGCACAGAACCATGTAAAGGAGAGATGAGTTGTCCTCCACACCCCTTCCCCTAAgtgtccctcttcctctccttccactgcccccctcccagcgTGCCCTGACCCCCTATAAAGAGCTGGCTGACCTACCGGCTCAAAGCACAGGGGAAATGGGGTTCTAGGAACTGCGCTGCCGGTTTTGGAGTAGGAGAGAACCATGCCTGTACtaccccagcctgaaggggagcaGACCTCGCTCTTATCTTTAGCAGGATGTTGCACCAAGTATCACCTTATTTTTATTTGTGTCTTGAGGTTTTTCTTtgttttccttcctttttttcttttcctttctttattttttttcttttttttctttaatctttTATGATCTCCTTCTTTACTctcttcttccttttcttctcccgTTTCTTTTTATGGGTGGCACTGCCGTTTCTGGCTCAAGTCTATTATCCTATCGAGAGaaaatatttgctttttttttttttttttaattttattttgctGTGGCTTTGGAAGAATGTTAGTGGCACCTAAGCGTGGCGAGAATAAAGTGGGCTGGGCTGTCAGAGCATAGAAGAGGGCACCTGCAGCCCCTGCTCTGGAATGAATTAAGGCTCCTGTGTCACCACCTGCCGTGGACATCTGCTCTTCTCCTCTCCCTATTCAGGAGGAATGCTGGGTGCTCGCCCCGTGTTGGGGTGGAATGATAACGTTGGCTTCTTTTAGTTTATCTGTTAAATaatgataatattaataataaaacagatTCTATCAACCTGTGGGTTGGGCTTTTGTGTTGTACATGGAGAATCAGGTTAGCACTGGTGGTTGTCCAATACCAGTGTGGTGTCCACAAATTCCCATCTGTACCTTGTAGTGGTTGCAGTTTGTATAGATGGGGTTCTGACTGGTCAGTATACTGAGACTATGCAAAAGTCACACTTCATTATATCGTAGAAGATGCAGGTcattaatgactagagatgagcaaagcgggcTTTCTATAGCTGTTCAGCTTCGTGTGAAGCAGAACAATCGGCTTTTGAATCCCTCTGTCTGTctgctctgtggagaaggtgtAGACAgtctgaggaccacctggaaaacatggatacaaccatagggcATGTTCACTTGGtgcaagagaccggctgttccgtgacccggtgtcagaaaagatcatcctggccggttgacctttactgctgctgaattcggatgcgggcgcgttTGTGCACTCCCActtccgaattccccgctgtacacaatggagcgtgcggcccgagctgcacgctccattgtgtgaactgacaggttttctggggacgctattcaatgaatagcagccgcagaaaagtgacatgtcagtttcttgcggtgccgctagggatcctggtcaGAGTGTACACACTCTGTattcactccagccgggattccttagaaggcggCACtatgttacaatggccgtgattactacggaacttacgtggtgtgaacatagccataggctttatccatattttccaggcggtccttggaCTGTCTCCAACTTCCTCCCAGAGTGGGCAGACCGAGAGAGATTCAAAGACCGATTGTTCTGCTTTAGAGGAGGCAATAATGCATCCATCTTACACTAGTGTAAATCTAGCCGTAAAGCTGTATACCCACCTTGGACACTTATGACATATCCACCAgatatgccataagtgtcccctAGATGCGGGTTTCATCTCTGGACCCATGCGTATCTTCAGATTTGTGCAACTCCCCATATTCCACTCAACTATATCTTTTCGTATGTTGCTGCTTATGGTgaaactaaggctgcattcacacgttccgtgttccgcacagaacacggacgtggaattcCTGTTACATACTCTCCCCCGCCtgagcagcatctgtgataagatgctgggatcgggggaactgtacagatatgcgccatgCTGTAATGACTGTGccgtgcggctgattcattacagcgcggcgcatatctgtacagttccccagctcccagcatcttatcacagttgCTGCCCgagcgggggagagtccgttacaggaaTCCAACGTCAGTGCTCTGTGCGGAACACCGAAAGTGTGAATGAAacctaacaattcatttcatagtGGTTGttgtctattcagtctctttcccctagTTTTgatcctgctgctttgtgctgaagaccaAGACATTTGTGTCTGAGCTGTtgtttgtctcccccccccccccccttccttgataGATGGCTCATCTAACCAAGTCTttagcaggctgtatctgcaacagtgCAGCAACTGTGTAATGccatcacagtgagttcattagcaacttgacctcagattaaccctactggcattacaaagttgctgatACAGACggtcaggaacttgtttacatctgagacgggaggggggagaagggggttcAGAGGAGAGAACGCACAGAAACAGATTAatttgtcttcagcacaaagctgCAGgatcagaactgagggaaggagactgaattgatTACAAGCATGAAATGAATTcttatcatgggcagcaacatatgaaaagttatgtttgacagTGGGAGTTGGCCCGCATTTAGGGGACATTTATGTCCTATCTTGTGGATATGCCGTAAGAGTCCCAGATGAGTATACCCCTTTTAAGTAAGCAAAcactttattttcagtctaagcTCTGCAAATTAGATGTTTACATTTTTAGTAGTCACTAGACaagagcgcaacttgagcatgctcaagtacaTCTGAACCTgaaagaagttgcatgcagccctaggactgcctggaaaacagggatacagctcaTGGTGAGACTTGCGGGTTCCGAcacacttgagcatgctcaagttgtgttCATCTTTAGGAGTCATAGCTCTTTCTCATACAAAGCTCCAAAACCCCTGCATAAACAcaataaagtaaaaacaaaattCCAGCTTTTAGATGTCGTGAGAGCTTGCTGtttatgcaatatggtaactgtATACATAAGCAGTAAAAGAATATAAATGCACTCTGTTACTGAGCACCTATAATACACCACTTTATTAGTATGAGTTATTGTCCTCTGTTGTTCAACAAGTTTATTACCACTCTTTTATAAGCGTGTATTGCCTAATGGCTGATATATTCACAATAGCTGTCCTCCAAAAGAGAGAATGCTtttacaggtttaggctatgttcccactacctaAAGATCTGAAAGAAAGGCCGTTGTTGCTGAACAAGGGCTggaattattatcatcattaattCCAGACGTATTTAGGGTTAAACAACGTCCGTTCACAATGGGATGGCTGTTGTTTGTACAGAGtgaaaacatagccttattgtgtatTTAGACCAGGCAGACGACGTGCTGTGTTTATCAGTGAATTATGCTGTATGATAAATTTGGTGTATTTTGCTAGCCTTAAACCCCTTCTGTCTTTATACCACCTGTAAGTTGGCTTACTTTATAACAAGTATTTTGGTGTATGTTGTATGTCAAGACATATCCATTTCCTTTAAAGCATGCCCCTTCTCTGTTGAATTGTTTGGATGAATCTAGGGATTAATCAAAGAAAAGATTGAGCTGAGGTATAAAGTCTAGgaagcaatgctccatgggaaagaAGTATGTAAATCCTAAATGGACTCTCTGGTGCCATCTTTTGGGGGCAGCAACACTGTAAATCAATGTCCGAATGGCGCCTGATATTTGCAAGAAGGTAGAAACTCGACCACTCGGAGGTAAACGCACAGAAAGCCTACAGTCCATCTACATGATGTTCTTTGTTGAATTTGCACCCAGGGAATTAGCATTCTGGCTTggctaatatataatataatcttgTGTTTTAAGGCCTGCATTTTTACACATTACCCAAtactcgcgcccccccccccccccccccgtgcactcGCTCACGCTTGTAATACCACAGACAGCGAATGGAGAACGGGGAGGATGCGGTGCAATTGTTTTGATTCActttgttgaaagacaatgatcaattTGTcatgccttttaacatgacctattacaccaaacgtttATCCATTggaacagccgataatcgcttggtgtaatagagccttaggAAAATGTCTGATATGTTGTCTGCCTAGCTACCCCCTGCCAGGCTTGACAGGTCTCCACCTAGACACACATCAAGGAGAATCCTGTCATTCATTTTGATGGGGAAACTTGTTTGTGATAGGTTTTTAATAGCAATTTATGAAAACTAGGAACAGAtctaaataaaatagaaaatcccagtttttcctttatgacttgtcctatatttataatctgttcctggttttgacttcaaTAATTTCAATTAAAAACCTAAATGTGTATACACACCCTAAGGGAGAGCCTAATGTTTGGGCAGCATGAATCCCCTGAGAGACTTCATTCAAGATTCTTAGCAGATGGACATATTGCACTGGGCTTGCCTACAGCCATTCTCCAATCATGTGTGAAGGTGATCCTAGGCTTGGCTTCTTCTGGGATGCAGCTGGTACTTGCTGCTCTATCCTCTGTGATGCCATCCTTCCTCCGGTAGGTGAAGATAAAAGTGGAAGGGCACTGCTAATAATTTATGTTATTTGGGTATAAGCCGAAGTAACACCTGCTCCATGTAttcataaaaaaatgtatgtaattcAATCACTGACACACCTAAGTCAGTTACCAACACAATACAAACGCTTCTAGCAGGTTATAGGAAATCTGTAATAGGGAACTAAAgaccttcaatttttcattttgaaTTACTGTTATTTGCTGTATTTCTCCAAATAGTGATGTTTCGTTTTCTATTCACTTGTCCCCTTCCCAGCTGAGAATAGGAAATGTCACAGGTTTGTGGTTAGAGATTagtaaatttacagtacaaacgaaATGAACTGCTTCGTTAGTTCAGCAGTCTTCTTATTGCTtcaccccgggtgcctggaaaagctgtctccagtcctgggaaacttctcccagtactggatccagcttttccaggcaccctggacagagcagcacagccttcaaaggcagccggctgatgagcagattgctgagcttacaaagtgatttgctttgtttgcactgtaaattcgctcatctctgtgtGACTATAGACTTTCCTGCAAGAAATATCTGCTGCACTGAAAAACTGAAATTGTTAAATCAGTATTAGGACTCAATAGTAAATTTGTGAAAAGTGAAAAACAGTAATAAGGgcaacacagagttttttttttaattacttggtTAATTTCTTTTAAGTATGTTATTTAATTCCAGTTAAGCCATTAGGTTTATGTTCTTCCATATCTGCCACATTCTCCAGTAGCCCTGTCCTGTGTAAGGTTATGTGCAGAACAATCTTGCATTGTGAGAGATGTAGTGTTTACATCAAGCAATGTATATGCGGTGTCATACATTTGATGGAATCCAAAATAAGTAAAGCAAAATACTGTAATGGTTGACATATAAAGGGATATCATATCTATGTCTTCAATATAAGGCACATTGATTGCATTTATGTTAATTACCCTTATAGTACAAGCCTCTAGCCTAGATACAAGATGAGGTACAGTTGGGTATAGAGGCATACAGATTCTGTATGGTATCTTGTGACATATTTGCCCACAGATGCTGCAACGGACCCTGTAGATAAAGCACACTTGTAGGGTGCCAAAGTTGACGACCTACCTGCAGCCATAAATGTTGGATTGGTGATAGATGCGGCAACTGGGCAGGCCAAGGAAGTGTTGCGTTCTGAAGTAATTCAAAGCAAAGGCCTCTCCTTTTCCTACTGATTGGTGACTGGTGTAACCTTTAGAAAACGTAGTTGTAATCTTCCTCTGTGCTATACTCATTGCTGTTCTCTAAGTATGATCATCACATTTTTTGCAAAATATTTGTTTCATGTTCATACACTTTGGTTATTTTGTAAAACACTGTTCTAGTAGCATGGTGTATCCCTTACCAAATATCCTTCAAATGTCCATCAATATAGATTATATCCAGtgatcatacattatatattgttATTCATGGAGGGTAAACAGCAAGAAACTCAGCACTCCTTTTCTATGCCCCAGAAGTGTAGCGGTTAGCCTGATGCTGCTTGGTCAAACTGACGTTGAAAAGCACTAGGATAGGTGGTGCTCTGCCATAAGACATATATCCAGAAGAAAATAAATCTGCGGCAACTCACCATATAAGTGCAATTTATTAGTGTCCACAACGCCGGGTCTTCGGTATACAGGTCAAATCAATAGATGACAGGTGTGTCCCACTGAGGCTACAGCCGTTTTGCGCATGTGCGCTTCATCTGGCCTTGTAATTACAAGGCAAGATGAAGTGTGCATGCGCAAAATGGCTGTAGCCTCAGTGGGACACACCTGCCATGTATTGTATTTCCTGGTTTGTCCTGATTCCCCAGATGACCCTGATCTGCCATCAGAAGCGACATTAGGAGAATGCAGCTAAGGAAGGTCTCCACAGTTGCCTTTCAGGGATTAGTCTTCAGCTTTAAGCCTTTATTGTCAAACAAACCTAATAAAGTGGAGGGAAGGAATGTGACAGCCACATGCGATTCACATAAAGGAGGAGATCTCACGTGTAGTGTGCGAAAACACAATCACAAAGGGATTCCTTGCTGGAATGTTTGCAAGTCAGATTATGGAAGGGAATGTTCACTTGGGCTGGCGGCCAATCTGTAAACACCtaatacatacaatatacagtatatgtgaagtAAACAGTGTTAAAGAGCCAGCACTAGGAGATGTTCTTAAACTGCTGCCATGGAAGAACACATCAGTATTACAATACGTGGAATTGTCTCCATACTTTGCATAAATAAATAGTACAACAAAATATATAGTGACACATGGTATCTTATTAGAAAAAGGCAATTTTTTTGTCCTCTTATCAAGCTCCTTTCCTCCTCCAAACTCTAACCTTTATTCTGCTTAAATTCCTCTTGAGACAGACTATAAAGCGTCAGCTTTTTACACCAAGTCTAATTTGACGTACTATGTGCTGTTTTTTTCTGCCCAAAAATGAGGCCTAACACAGATATTACTTAGCAATGCGTTTTTCTGTGTCAAAATGTACAACTGTAGAGATGAGCTCAACTTGAGCCCATCCAAACCCAGAAGTCtcagcatttcattaccggtggctgaagttgggtagtaacatagtaacacagttaataaggttgagagaagacaagagtccatcagattcaacctagggaaaccctactgtgtaaaCCAGGGGAAGgtaaaaaacccctatgaggcagatgacaattagccaatcacagggagaaaatttcttcccgactccaatggcaatcagaataatccctggatcaacgtatcaccagaaatctaatgcccataacttgtaatattatatctttcaagaaaagcatccaggcctcccttgaacttatttaatgaatcggccatgacatcatgtggcagagagctccacagtcttaccgctcgtacagtaaagaacccgcgtcgatgctgatgataaaatcttctttcctctagacgtagaggatgcccccttgtcattgttacagacctaggagtaaaaagaccactacaaagatctctgtactgtccattcatatatttgtacattgggatcagatcgccccctaagacgtctttttttctagcataaataaccccaagcttgataacctgtcctggtactgtaacccacccattcccttaatgacctttgttgccctcctctgcacccgctccactTCAGCTGTGTctttcttatataccggtgcccaaaactgtacacagtattccatatgtggtctgaccagtgatttataaagaggcaaaactatgttctcatctttagcatctatacctcttttaatgcatcccattattttattagtcttggcagctgctgcctggcactgatcactaaacttGAGTTTACGGTCCACCAACACCCTTAGGTCCTTTTTCGGAGGCAGTTGTACCGAGTGctgtattatttagcacataactgtacttattatttctactgcccaaatgcataaccttacataacattaaacttcatttgccatttcaacacccaagcctccagcttctccaaatatataaaatatatatacaccatgcacAAAAACAACTTTTTCAACAAAATAATTGTGCAAAAAGAATCATGCACACCCCCTATATGTGGTTTAGACTTTACCAACATAGCTGCATCGGATCCATCCAAAGTGGACTAGTCTGTTGAGGTAAGAACAGAAGCATCCGATATTGTGTAACCCCATGTTAAATGACTCGCCAAACTGGATGGAAGCATTTTGCTATAGGACCTACAGCAGAAGTTTTGCAATCTTGTTGAAAAGCGGTAACCTTTCATGTGTCAGTTCAAGCTATGCGCTATGTTTACAGCTGTATAGGGTTCTACGACATGAAATAACCACACCAGAGCACGTGTACATACTGAACAATTTTATTGGCTGTTTTCAgacgttcattttttttttttttgtttgtttgttctcaGAACGCCAATGCGGGTGGGTAACATGCCGCAGTGTGCGCCCACTGGCTTTACAAAACACACAAGGGGAATATTGCTGTCCAGATGCCTACCACCACCACTCCTGCCCTGGAGCCATATGTGTCTGGCCCCCAGGAGGTCATGGGGTGTAATACTGTAAAATGTGCAAGTGTAGAAAGGCAGGAGGTCAACAGAACATTGGCATTGACTCTTTCAGGTAACCGACACAATTGAAAGAGTTAGTGTGGGTCTCATGCCCTGCCCTTACATCTCTCCTGCCCCAAGAATTCAGCACCTCGTAGTACATAATACCCTCTGATCATTGTTCATTTTTTGTTCAAACATATATACAATGGAGTAGATATTAAAACCATAGGGACAAGAGAGAACAAGGAGGGAGCTTGATGTATACCAAAGATTGAGGCCTTGTTTTGTTTCTGAACCTTGAGATGGCGGAAATATGTGTTTTCTCCTGCTGTACCATAGATATGTATTGTGCTGTCTCTCCCATTCACAGGACATATTCTCAGAAAATCAGATTATTTACATACCAACGGAATCATTCATCGCAAACGTGATCCTTGTACAGCTAATagcttaaatatatatatttata is a genomic window of Dendropsophus ebraccatus isolate aDenEbr1 chromosome 4, aDenEbr1.pat, whole genome shotgun sequence containing:
- the MOB2 gene encoding MOB kinase activator 2 isoform X2 → MEWLMGKSKTKPNGKKPVSEEKKLYLEPEYTRVRVTDFEFKQLVTLPQEIDLNEWLASNITTFFNHINLQYSTISEFCTAETCQTMAACNTQYYWYDERGKKIKCTAPQYIDFVMSSVQKLVTDEDVFPTKYGREFPSSFESLVKKICRYLFHVIAHIYSAHFKEIVALELHGHLNTLFSHFILFIREFNLLDTKDTAILDDLSEMLFTEDSSREAAGATGGAQNHVKER
- the MOB2 gene encoding MOB kinase activator 2 isoform X1 produces the protein MLGDPAPLSADRTLLVTGNKSGFTCKMVLQAVGRVLRKSKTKPNGKKPVSEEKKLYLEPEYTRVRVTDFEFKQLVTLPQEIDLNEWLASNITTFFNHINLQYSTISEFCTAETCQTMAACNTQYYWYDERGKKIKCTAPQYIDFVMSSVQKLVTDEDVFPTKYGREFPSSFESLVKKICRYLFHVIAHIYSAHFKEIVALELHGHLNTLFSHFILFIREFNLLDTKDTAILDDLSEMLFTEDSSREAAGATGGAQNHVKER